The nucleotide window ATTGATCCAGAACATCTAAAGCCTCCTCATATAAATTCTTTTTTAAAAAAAGAAGACAATTGGCGATCTGTTTTGAATCGCATCCCATCTTTTCAATGAAATGGACAAGGTCACTGATATCCCCGTTATACTTGCCTTTTTCTCTTTTGGATGGAATATGGACAGACCCGGTCAAAATTTTTGCAGGCTTTTTTAATAAGGGTTTAGCGACATCCTTTAATGTTCCGGGCGATGAAGAGGATTGAATGTTTTCTTTTGCTTTTTCTTTTTGAGACAATTGTTGTTTCAAGGCCACAGCAGATTTTACAGCAGATTTTTTTACAACTTTTTTTTGTCTTCCTTGATCATTGTCTTTTTTTTCAAGGTTAATAAAAAAACTCAAATCAGATGTATTAAATCCTGATTTAATATATCCATACGGACGGTAGCCGGTTAAAATAAAAGCCATAACATTGCCTTGCAAATTTTCTATGGCAATATCCTTAATTGAAGACCGACCGTTTCCTTTTATTTTGAATCCTTTTTCCAACTTCACATTTTTAAATGCAACCAGAATCTCTTTTTTTTCAACCTGAATAAGTTTAACCGGGACTTTTTGCGTCACAAAAATTTTCACAGACAAAGGATTGTCTTGTATTTGTACATTCTTAATCATTGCCTGTTTGGCCAATACAGCATACGGCAAAAAAAGCAACACAAGGATAGATATAGCCAAGACCTGCAAAATGTTTAACAATTTATAGATTGATTTGATCATAATCTTTACTCTAGCTTATGGATTCATATCATCTCAAGATATTCTATTATGCGACCATCTCAAGAAACCGCCTCAAAACTGGAAAAGCAATAATCATGCCATTTTTCAAACACCCACACGCATCATAGCAAATGAAATCAAAATATTAAACAAAGACTCACGTTACACTGATTTTACAAAAAGGCTGGTATTGAATTCAGATGGCTGTAAAGCCATGGAAATGTCAAAAAACTGACATGGGACTATAATCAAAAAAATGGTGTCACACGTTCTTGATCAATATTCATCTTTTTTATTCTTTCCACAAGAGTGGTTCTGTTCATTTTCAGAAGGTCTGCAGCCCTTGCTTTTACCCAGCCGGTTTCATTCAAAGCATGCAGTATCAAAGACCTTTGATACTGATCCACAGCTTCATTAAATCCGATCCCGTTATTAAGAACAGATTCTACGGGAACTGATGTGTTGTCAGACGAGGCATTGGCAATATATTCCGGCAAATCATGAAGCTCAATGTTTCTATCCTCAACAAGAACGGATATTCTTTCAATTAGATTTTCAAGTTCCCGGATATTTCCGGGCCAGTCATAGCGAAGCAATGCCTGCTTGGCACTTTGAGAAAAGGTTTTTATCTGATAACCTTTGACCCTTTTGATCAGATTGTTTTGAAAATGATCTGCAAGTGATAGAATATCCTCTTTTCGTTCACGCAATGGAAGAATCTGTATGGGAATAACGTTCAGGCGGTAAAAAAGGTCTTCTCTGAATAATCCTTCTGCAATTGCAGCGGGCAAATCTTTATGTGTTGCTGAAATCACCCTGATGTCCACTTGGATGGTAGATGTCCCCCCAACGCGTTCAAAGCGTCTTTCCTGAATGGCCCTTAATAATTTGACCTGCAGGTCTGGACTCATATCGCCGATTTCATCCAGAAAGATAGTTCCCTGATCTGCAATTTCAAACCGTCCAACCCTTGAACGATGGGCACCTGTGAAAGCCCCTTTTTCATGTCCGAACAGTTCACTTTCAAGCAGTTCGCCCGGAATGGCACCGCAATTGATCACGACCATGGGGCCATCGCGCCTTGAACTGTTTTTATGAATGGCTTTTGCTATCAATTCTTTTCCCGTACCGCTTTCCCCTGTAATCAGTACGGAAGAATCTGATTTGGAAACTTTTCTTGCCGTATCAAGTACTTTTATAAGCCCTTTGCTGACACCGGCTATTCCTAACCGGTCAAATTCCTTTTTTTCAGATTCCCGGTGAAGGTTATTCTCAGGCATACTTTTTGATCCGGACATGGGGACAATTATCATTTTAAAATCTTTTTAAGCTTGTCGGAAATCGCTTCAGCTGTAAACGGTTTAACAACATAATTTGAAACACCTGCCTGAACCGCTTCAATAACATTTTGCTTTTGAGCTTCAGCCGTAACCATTAGAAAAGGAGTTTTCTTATGCCTATCGCTTGCACGAACTTTCTTCAAAAGTTCAAGTCCGGTCATTTTAGGCATATTCCAATCTGATATAATCAAAGCAATACTCTGCTCTTCCAACATATCCCAGGCAGTTGTACCATCATCAGCTTCAACAAGATTCTTAAATCCAAGCTGTTTTAAAATATTTTTAAGAATACGGCGCATGGTAGCAAAATCGTCAACAATCAAAATTTTGATGGATGTATCCATTGCCAGATTTTCCTCCTATATAGATTAAAAACCTCTTTTCCATCTTTCAAAGCACACTTCAAATGATTTTTTCCATGAATTTCAACAAGATCCGGATTGTTTTTACATATCTTGTTCTGGAATACTTACGGTTTTCATTATTACTATTAAAGACTGCCATAGCAGATTTACTCCATGCTTTTTCTTTTCATGCAGTTAATTTTAAAGCAAGGTAGCACATTTTAATACAACGCTCAAGCCATTAAAAATCATCTGGAAATTCCTGATTTGCAACTTTTAGAAACGCCTCAACAACAATTGGATCAAACTGAGTTCCAGAGTTCTCTTTGATAATATCAAGGACTTTGCTTTTTTTCATTTTTTTTCTATACGCCCTGTCAGAAGCCATGGCATCAAATGAATCAGCAACACATAAAATTCTTGCAAGCTTAGGAATTTGTTCTCCTTTTAAACCATCGGGATAGCCTTTTCCGTCAAATCGCTCATGGTGATGCCGAATAATCTTCATTTCCCGATCCCAAAGCCCCAGCTTACTTATAATATCCGCACCAATAACAGGATGTTCCTTGATTTTTTCGTATTCATCATCTGTCAGCCTGCCCGGTTTTAAAAGGATATCATCTCTGATACCTATTTTTCCGATATCGTGAAGACTGCCGGCAAAACTGATAATATCAAGTTCTTCTTCATTACATTGCATTTCTACGGCAATCATATGTGCGTATTTTGCCACTCTTGTCGAATGTTTTCTCGTATACAGATCCCTTACTTCAAGAGCTGTTACAAATGCGTACAATGTTGAAAAAAGGTTATCATAAATATTTTCATACAAGGCAATATTTTCAATAGCAGCAGCTGCCTTCCGGGTAATAAAACTCATATAATAGATATCTTTTTCATTAAAAAAATTATCCGACCGGAATGAAAAGGCACTGGCAATACCGAATATTTTGTCCCGGATTTTCAACGGGGCCAGCATTAATGAATGAACTACATCATCCAGCCGATCATTGTTTCCCGCTTCTGAAATAAGACATGGGTTGTGATCAGTGCTTAAAAAATCAAGAATAAATTCATGGACATTTGTTGAAAAATCTTTTCCAAATAATGAACATACTGTTTCATCTTCAATACCACAATCCGAACTTGCAACAAGTGCAAGAGATTTCTCCTGCTCCGAATACAGATGAAAAAAAACTTTATCCGCTTTTAATTCTTCCACTCCTAAATCAACAACCTTATTAAAGACACCATAACTTGAATCTGTTGAAGAAAAGTCCTCCATCACCCGGTTCAATGTATTAACTTCGTCAATTCTTTCAAGCAGTTCATGATTTAATTTTTTTAACCGTTCCTGCCGTTCAACTTCTTCTTTTAAAATTAAATTTTCGACAAACAGTGCGCGTTCCCGCAAGATTCTTTTGAGGGTTAACTCCATTTGCTCAAGGTTCATCGGCTTAATCAGATAATCAACAACACCATTTTTCAATGTCTGTATGGAATTCTCCAATGACGGGCACCCCGTCATTACAACTACAGGAAGAGTACTCTCGTGAGCCCTGATCTTTTCAGCCAGCTCCAGTCCATCCATCATCGGCATATTAATATCGGTAAAGACACACCCTATTTTTACCCTGTTCAAAACGTCAAGAGCTTCAATCCCATTGCAGGCAGTATAAACCTCGTAGCCCTTTCTCTGAAAATACCCTTCGGTTACCTCAAGAATACCTTCCTCGTCATCAACAATTAAAATTTTGATTGGATCGTCTCTCATCTTTATTACTATCAACCTTATTTTACAAAATAATATAAATTATACTATCGGTCGAATGTATCTGAAACATTTCATTTTATCAACAAAAATCAAAATCCGACATGCTTCCAAGCCAAAAAAAAGAATATAATTCGCCATAACACACACATAAAACATACATATTCTTGACAAATATAAAAAAAGAGAATATTGTGCTTGAAATAATTGATTATTGAAAATAAACTGGGAAAATTGAATAAATGGACAACACAGACCTTCAAATCCTGAAAATTTTACAGAAAAAAGCCAGGATTCCCAATGTGGAAGTCGCCAGAAAAATTGGAATGGCACCATCTGCGGTTTTGGAACGGATCAAGAAGTTAGAAGCCCAGGGCGTGATTGAAGGCTATGAAGTTCGCCTTAACCCTGACATGTTTAATTGCTCAATGATTGCATTTATCCAAATCAAAACGGCAAGTCCGGGACAACTCATTGAAACAGGAGAAAAGCTTTCAAAAATAGAGCAAATCCAGGAGGTACACTACCTGGCCGGACAGGATTGCCTGATGATTAAGGTGCGCGTGTCCGACAATACCGAGCTTGAAACCATTTTAAGAAAAAAAATTTCACATTTAGATGTTGTCAAAGCCACCAAAACGTTTATTGCACTTTCAACTTACAAGGAAAGTGCCAAAATATTGTTACCCGAAACACTCGAATAAGGAATAGTTTTATCATGCCAATGTCAAACTCATATCAACAAAGACTTGCCGGCATTCTACCACAGATTGTAAATACATTTGGAACCCCTTTCCATATTTATGATGAAAAAGGAATCAAAGAAACCTGCAACAACCTGAACACAGCCTTTGAAAAAATTAACGGGTTCAAGGAATTTTTTGCAGTCAAAGCTCTGCCCAACCCGTCAATCATGAAAATCATGCAGGAAATGGGATTTGGATTTGACTGCAGTTCCATACCGGAAATTCAATTGTCCAGGCAGATCGGCAGCTTTAAAGACGATATCATGTTCACCTCGAACAACACCAGCAACATCCAGTTTGAAACAGCCCTGGACAATGGCGGATGTATCCTGAATCTGGATGATATTTCCTTGATTTCAAAATTAGCAAACATTCCCGATCTTATCTGTTTTAGATACAATCCCGGTCCTTTGCGAAAAGGAAATAAAATCATTGGAAATCCAGTGGAAGCTAAATATGGTGTCAGTCATGATCAAATCATGGATGCCTACCACCGCTCCATTCAGCTTGGAATCAAACGGTTCGGAATTCACACCATGCTGGCATCCAATGAACTCAACTATGAATACATGGTTGAAACCACCCGAATGCTGCTGGATATGATCAAACAGATCAGTGAAAAACTCAATATCACCTTTGAATTCATCAATATTGGCGGGGGCTTGGGCATTCCTTATACACCTGATGCAAAACCATTTGACCTTGATGCCATGGCCAGAGAAATCACCATTATTTTTAAAGAATTTAAAACCATCAATGGATGGGCACCCAAACTCTACATGGAAAGCGGCCGATACATCACAGGCCCCCATGGTGTCCTGGTCACATCCGTGATTAACCATAAAAACATTTACAGAAAATATGTGGGAGTGGATGCGTCCATGTCAGCCCTCATGAGACCGGGCATGTATGAAGCCTACCACCACATCCACATTCACGGCAAAGAAGATTCAACCACACTGGAAACAGTTGATGTGGTCGGTGCTTTATGCGAAAACATAGATAAATTTGCCGTTCAACGAGATCTGCCGGCTACGGTTGAAGGCGACATACTGGTTATCCACGACACCGGGGCACACGGACATGCCATGGGTTTCAACTATAACGGCCATTTAAGGCCCAAAGAATTGCTGTTAAAAGAAGATTCAAGTGTTGAACTGATCAGAAGAGCTGAAACCATGGAGGATTATTTTTCAACACTGACTTTTGAACCCAAGGCAGTCACTTTTACTAACAGCCATGGCATATTGAGCAGCAACAACAAAAAATAAAAGAGTTATGATATCAACCGTTATACATTCTTTCGTATCAAAACTCTGAATTTACACTTAAATCTTTATTTAAAAAAGCATAAAAAAATTATGGAATACTGCATTGTCCTGACAACCTGTCCCAATAACAACGAGGCAAAAACACTTGCTTCAAAACTAATTAAAGAAAAACTGGCCGCCTGTGTCCAGCTAAGTTCCATCACAAGTTACTATACCTGGAAAGGAGACATGCATAATGAAACCGAGATCAGACTGATTATCAAAACAAGATCCCGGCTTTATGAAACTATTGAACAATTCATTCAAAAAAATCATAGTTATGACGTGCCTCAAATTGTTCAAATTCCCATTAATGACGGGTCAGACGAATACCTTGACTGGATAGATGAAAACACAACTGATTAGTTAGTGCCTGACCGAAAAAATTTTCAGTTTTCCGGTCAGGCAATAGTTATAAATTTGACAGCATGCACTAATCCGACAGCTTCAGTGCCAGCTGTGCAACTCTTGCCCCTAATTTTTTAGCATTTTCTTTGATTTCATCATCCGGAGTGCCTACACAGGCAACGCCATAATGACCGGTGGCAGACAAAGGATCACCCGTTATAACCATGCCATATATCAAGAATGCCTGAATAATTGACATCATGGTGGTTTCCTTGCCGCCGCTTGGGTCGCCTGATGTGGTGAATGCAGCCCCCACCTTTCCTTCCATTTTTCTGCGGGTGCTGACAAAATTATCAAATACAGCCTTGAGTTGCGCAGCCATGTTACCAAAATAGACCGGCGACCCGGCAATGATCCCGCCAGCTTCAATAAAATCCTCTTTTGTTACCTCATCCGTACTTTTTAATACACCCTGAACCGCCTCGACACTATTAACACCCTCAACAATTTCCCGGGCAAGCTTTTTGGTATTGCCTCCCTTTGAATAATAAAGAACAAGAACTTTCATATACCCTCCTGTTTAAGCCAATTTATATGAAAGTCTCCAAAAAATCCAAACCGTGACTTTCATGTTTTGTTATGGGCACACCAAAAAGCGATGACAGGTCTGCCCGTGGCAGTTATTAGATGCTCAAACCATACCATTTGATGATATCTTTTGACAAGCCTGCAGATGAACCGACAGATGATGAAATCTATAATTTTCAAGCAACTCATACCGAACAAAAAACAGCAATCAATCGTTTTTATTATAAATATCGTGACCCTTAAGGACGGGGTTTCTACGTCGTACTAAAAATTAAAAACAAATCTCTTGTTTTTCCTGTACTTTAATTAAAATTTATTTAATAATTAGCCAATTTAATGAATTATCTTTTTATCCGCAGCAGGAGAAATTGAATGAATCTTAGGGAAACATGCCCGGAAAAAGTACTGAGTGCAGAAGACAGTGTCAAAAAAATTAAAAACGGCTCAAGGGTATTTATCGGCACCGGGTGTGGAGAACCGCAACGATTAATCAAAGCAATGATTGAAGATCTGTCCATACAGGATATTGTCATTTATCAAATGCTTTCTTCCACTCTGTCAAAATATGTCAATGATGACAATTTTCTTTCAAGATTCTCCATCAAACTATT belongs to Desulfobacula toluolica Tol2 and includes:
- a CDS encoding sigma-54 interaction domain-containing protein; the protein is MPENNLHRESEKKEFDRLGIAGVSKGLIKVLDTARKVSKSDSSVLITGESGTGKELIAKAIHKNSSRRDGPMVVINCGAIPGELLESELFGHEKGAFTGAHRSRVGRFEIADQGTIFLDEIGDMSPDLQVKLLRAIQERRFERVGGTSTIQVDIRVISATHKDLPAAIAEGLFREDLFYRLNVIPIQILPLRERKEDILSLADHFQNNLIKRVKGYQIKTFSQSAKQALLRYDWPGNIRELENLIERISVLVEDRNIELHDLPEYIANASSDNTSVPVESVLNNGIGFNEAVDQYQRSLILHALNETGWVKARAADLLKMNRTTLVERIKKMNIDQERVTPFF
- a CDS encoding response regulator codes for the protein MIVDDFATMRRILKNILKQLGFKNLVEADDGTTAWDMLEEQSIALIISDWNMPKMTGLELLKKVRASDRHKKTPFLMVTAEAQKQNVIEAVQAGVSNYVVKPFTAEAISDKLKKILK
- a CDS encoding HD domain-containing phosphohydrolase, coding for MRDDPIKILIVDDEEGILEVTEGYFQRKGYEVYTACNGIEALDVLNRVKIGCVFTDINMPMMDGLELAEKIRAHESTLPVVVMTGCPSLENSIQTLKNGVVDYLIKPMNLEQMELTLKRILRERALFVENLILKEEVERQERLKKLNHELLERIDEVNTLNRVMEDFSSTDSSYGVFNKVVDLGVEELKADKVFFHLYSEQEKSLALVASSDCGIEDETVCSLFGKDFSTNVHEFILDFLSTDHNPCLISEAGNNDRLDDVVHSLMLAPLKIRDKIFGIASAFSFRSDNFFNEKDIYYMSFITRKAAAAIENIALYENIYDNLFSTLYAFVTALEVRDLYTRKHSTRVAKYAHMIAVEMQCNEEELDIISFAGSLHDIGKIGIRDDILLKPGRLTDDEYEKIKEHPVIGADIISKLGLWDREMKIIRHHHERFDGKGYPDGLKGEQIPKLARILCVADSFDAMASDRAYRKKMKKSKVLDIIKENSGTQFDPIVVEAFLKVANQEFPDDF
- a CDS encoding Lrp/AsnC family transcriptional regulator; translation: MDNTDLQILKILQKKARIPNVEVARKIGMAPSAVLERIKKLEAQGVIEGYEVRLNPDMFNCSMIAFIQIKTASPGQLIETGEKLSKIEQIQEVHYLAGQDCLMIKVRVSDNTELETILRKKISHLDVVKATKTFIALSTYKESAKILLPETLE
- the lysA gene encoding diaminopimelate decarboxylase, giving the protein MPMSNSYQQRLAGILPQIVNTFGTPFHIYDEKGIKETCNNLNTAFEKINGFKEFFAVKALPNPSIMKIMQEMGFGFDCSSIPEIQLSRQIGSFKDDIMFTSNNTSNIQFETALDNGGCILNLDDISLISKLANIPDLICFRYNPGPLRKGNKIIGNPVEAKYGVSHDQIMDAYHRSIQLGIKRFGIHTMLASNELNYEYMVETTRMLLDMIKQISEKLNITFEFINIGGGLGIPYTPDAKPFDLDAMAREITIIFKEFKTINGWAPKLYMESGRYITGPHGVLVTSVINHKNIYRKYVGVDASMSALMRPGMYEAYHHIHIHGKEDSTTLETVDVVGALCENIDKFAVQRDLPATVEGDILVIHDTGAHGHAMGFNYNGHLRPKELLLKEDSSVELIRRAETMEDYFSTLTFEPKAVTFTNSHGILSSNNKK
- the cutA gene encoding divalent-cation tolerance protein CutA yields the protein MEYCIVLTTCPNNNEAKTLASKLIKEKLAACVQLSSITSYYTWKGDMHNETEIRLIIKTRSRLYETIEQFIQKNHSYDVPQIVQIPINDGSDEYLDWIDENTTD
- a CDS encoding flavodoxin family protein; the encoded protein is MKVLVLYYSKGGNTKKLAREIVEGVNSVEAVQGVLKSTDEVTKEDFIEAGGIIAGSPVYFGNMAAQLKAVFDNFVSTRRKMEGKVGAAFTTSGDPSGGKETTMMSIIQAFLIYGMVITGDPLSATGHYGVACVGTPDDEIKENAKKLGARVAQLALKLSD